One Pseudomonas muyukensis DNA segment encodes these proteins:
- a CDS encoding SRPBCC family protein → MQACKPDTLIRNPQGCQVASSVEIAAPAASVWNIVGNFAGFPVFIPALAHIEMTGQGVRSVRKKLFKDGNVVIEQLNSRDDQAMNMTWSLIYTSLNIGNLWAAMEVVALEGNRSRATWTIQAEPWEGGPEALPGFQAFLQGFADEAMGNVRNLLS, encoded by the coding sequence ATGCAAGCATGCAAACCCGATACCCTGATCCGCAACCCGCAAGGCTGCCAGGTGGCGTCCAGCGTTGAGATCGCCGCACCGGCCGCCAGTGTGTGGAACATTGTCGGCAACTTTGCCGGGTTCCCGGTATTCATCCCCGCCTTGGCGCATATCGAAATGACAGGCCAAGGCGTGCGTTCGGTGCGCAAGAAGCTATTCAAGGATGGCAACGTGGTGATCGAGCAGTTGAACTCGCGGGATGACCAGGCCATGAACATGACCTGGAGCCTGATCTACACCAGCCTGAACATCGGCAACCTATGGGCGGCCATGGAAGTGGTGGCGCTCGAGGGTAACCGCAGCCGCGCCACCTGGACGATCCAGGCCGAGCCATGGGAAGGCGGGCCCGAAGCGCTGCCGGGATTCCAGGCGTTCCTGCAGGGGTTCGCTGATGAAGCCATGGGCAATGTACGTAACCTGCTGAGCTGA